In Bacteroidetes bacterium GWF2_43_63, the following proteins share a genomic window:
- a CDS encoding 2-amino-4-hydroxy-6-hydroxymethyldihydropteridine diphosphokinase, translating into MNRHNIFISLGSNEGDREGLLQQAIDSIRTYVGKVVRVSSTYEGDPVGFRSDKRFLNLCIELKTDASPQQLLLKLEAIEVKLGRLKPSIFSEYTDRTIDLDIIFFDDVVVNTKDLIIPHNKMHLRRFVLEPLAELCPDFIHPVFKKSVKVLLGECPDESKLTVTLRR; encoded by the coding sequence ATGAATCGCCACAATATTTTTATTTCGTTGGGATCGAACGAAGGTGACCGTGAAGGATTGCTTCAACAGGCAATAGATTCAATCAGGACCTATGTGGGAAAAGTGGTCAGGGTAAGCAGTACATATGAGGGAGACCCTGTCGGATTTCGTTCTGACAAACGGTTTCTCAATCTTTGTATTGAATTAAAAACAGATGCAAGTCCCCAGCAACTTTTGCTGAAACTCGAAGCTATAGAGGTTAAGCTTGGGCGACTTAAGCCAAGTATTTTTTCGGAATATACCGATCGCACCATTGATCTGGATATTATATTTTTCGATGATGTAGTGGTGAATACCAAAGATCTGATAATTCCGCATAATAAAATGCATCTTCGTCGCTTTGTCTTAGAGCCGCTTGCAGAGCTTTGTCCGGACTTTATTCACCCTGTGTTCAAAAAATCTGTAAAGGTTTTACTCGGGGAATGTCCCGATGAATCAAAACTTACTGTAACTTTGAGACGCTAA